The DNA segment GAGAGACCTTCCTCTGGTGAAGGTCAATGAAACCGTGATGACAATGGTTGAGGAGTACTCAAGCGAGATACTTGAGGAGTTCAACAGGGAACTGTGTACCATGAGCGATGAAGAAATGCTTCGCGAGGGCCTCACAAAGGACGATATTAAAAAAGCCAGAGCGTTCTGCAGATTGCCCGATGAGGTGAAGTTAAAAGTCATCAGAAACAGGCTCTTGCTTAGCGTGTACCTCACCAACGCACGTTGCTCGGCCCTTAAGCAAACGGAAATGAGGCCTATAATAACCGCTTCTTCGGGGGGTACATACTCATGCAGAGATGGATTGGTCTACGCATGGGGCATTCCCACCAAAGAAAAGCTCGGAATCTCCCACTGTTCATGGAGAAAGTCAGGGTCTCCTTCATCTTGCAGTAAAGAAAAGGGTGTAGCGTGCCTCTGGGGATGCACGAACGTTGATCCAAAACTTGGATGGCCAAGTAACTATAAGAGCTTTCCTGACTTGGACAGCTTTGTTCAGGAGGTGACAAGCAAAGGTTACCACAAGACCGACAGGTATGCTGCCTATGGCATATATGGCAGGGACTTCACAAGGGGAATTGGATACGGATACCGCTATGAGGCTAGATACAGTCCAAAAACTCGCATGGGCTATGTCGAGGGTCCTGAGCCCAACCCTGAAAAGAACTGGTACGGTTTCCTGCACAATTTCTGGCCAACACTTGTGAAACGCTGGCACGATAAATGCTGAGGTGATTCGCGTGAAGCGCTCCAAGACTCTCTACTCTGTCTTTTTCCTTGTTTTTCTGTTGGTTGCAGGCGGGGCTTATTACTTCCACACCCGGGGCTCCAGCAGTATCACAGAACCTCAGATAAAGTTTAACGCAACGAGTCTTGACTTTACCGGTCCAAACATGACCCTTGTATACAAAGCCGTGGAATACTCTGGGAAGACGCTGATTCAGAACTCAACGAGAACTTTCATCATAATTCGGGAGGGGAACACTACTACAATCCTCGAGAGGTTTAAAATCGAGTGGCAGGCGCCCGATTACTCTATCTCCAAAGGAGAAAACCGAGCCGAGATAGTCGGCTCAAACCCCATTGTATATCAATCTGATGGTTCAATCTTTGTTGAGGGGGAACGGGCTGAAGTCGAACTGTTTAGGGTTGGATATCCCTACTCTCCAGTATTCGAACGACTAAAGGCTGAAAAGGGCTACACCCTCACGCTGTGCTGCGCCAATCTCACTGTGGAGGACGTGAGGACTATAAACGGGAGAGAATGTATTATAGTGAAAGCGGAAACTAGAGACGCTATTCTCAAACTTGCCATCGACGCTAAGACTCGACTGCTCCTTTGGGATTACGGGGTTTCCAAAGACGTGACGGGGTCATGGTGGGAAGACTGGCTGGTCACTTCCAAGTAAACTCCCCCATCTTTATAAACCCCTTTTCTTATCCCCGACCATGAGCCACTACTACTCCGAGGAGCCGAACGTCCCCCTGAAGACGAAAACTATAGAGGTCTGCATTAGAGGTCAGTGTTTAAAATTCACCACCGCCAGTGGGGTTTTCTCCTTCGGCAAGCTTGACCGGGGGACGGAACTGCTAATAGAAAGTATGATACTTGATGGGAACTGGCGCGTCCTGGATTTGGGATGCGGCTACGGTGCTATAGGAATAGTCGCCTCCCGATTCGTGGACTACGTCGTCATGACCGACGTGAACGGAAGGGCTGTCAGCATGGCGAGGAAAAATTTAAAAATCAACGGCGTTAGAAACGCCGAGGTTAGGTGGGGAAGCCTCTACGAGCCCGTTAAGGGCGAAAAGTTTGACACAATCATCACTAACCCCCCGGTGCACGCGGGAAAGGAAGTGCTGAGGGAAATAGTTATAAACGCTCCCCGGCATCTCAACGATGGAGGCCTCCTGCAACTCGTTATCAAGACCAAGCAGGGGGCAAAGTATATTAAGGCTCTAATGGATGACCACTTCACCGAAGTGAGAGAGCTGGCGAAGGGGAGCGGCTACCGCGTGTATGCCGGGATCGCCTAGCCTGGGATGGCGCGGGCCTTGAGAGCCCGTGTCCGTATGGACACCGGGGTTCAAATCCCCGTCCCGGCGCCAAAATCCTCTATGAAGGATTGAGACGGAGGTGTATTCGTAATGACGGACAACTTCAGACACATCGTCCGTGTAGCGGGAGTTGATCTGGACGGAAATAAGCAGCTTAGATGGGCCCTCACGGGCATTAGAGGCATAGGCATAAACTTCGCGACCATGGTGCTCAGGGTGGCAGGGATTGACCCATACATGAAGACCGGTTACCTGACCGACGAGCAGGTCAAGACCATAGAGAATATCCTCGAAGATCCGATAGCCCACGGCATACCAGCCTGGGCGGTCAACAGGCCGAAGGACTACGAGACCGGCAAGGACATGCACCTTATCACCGCCAAGCTCGTTATGGCCTGGCGTGAGGACGTCAACAGGCTCAGGAGAATCAGGGCTTACCGCGGCATAAGGCACGAGCTCGGACTGCCGCTCAGGGGACAGAGGACCAGGTCGAACTTCAGGCACGGTACCACCGTCGGCGTGAGAAGAAAGAAGAAGTGAGGTGGTTTAGATGGGAGACCCTAAGAGGCAGAGGAAGAAGTACGAAACTCCCTCTCACCCCTGGATTAAGGAGAGGCTCGACCGCGAGAGAGTCCTCATGAAGAAGTACGCCCTCAAGAACAAGAAGGAGCTCTGGCGCCACGAGACCCAGCTCAAGGAGTTCAGACGTAGGGCCAGGCGCCTCCTCGCGGCGAGGGGTAAGCAGGCCGAGATCGAGAGGGTTCAGCTCCTCCAGAGGCTCAACAGGCTGGGCCTCCTTCCGGCCGACGCCGTCCTGGATGACGTTCTCTCTCTCACCGTTGAGGACGTCCTCGACAGGCGTCTTCAGACGATAGTCTACAAGAAGGGACTCGCCAGGACCATCAGGCAGGCCAGGCAGCTCATTGTCCACGGCCACATCGAGGTCAACGGGCAGATCATCCGCTCCCCGGGATACCTCGTTCTCAGGGAGGAGGAAGACGCTATAACCTACTCGAAGACCTCTCCTTTCGCCAAGGAGAGCCACCCCGAGAGGATGGTTATTGAACAGGCCAAGCAGGGTGGTGAGGCATGAGCGAGGAAGTTCAGCAGGTTAACCTTAAGAAGAAGGAGAAGTGGGGAGTTGCCCACATCTACTCCTCCTACAACAACACCATTATCCACATCACCGACCTCACCGGGGCCGAGACCGTCAGCAGGTGGAGCGGTGGTATGGTCGTCAAGGCCGACAGGGACGAGCCATCACCATACGCGGCCATGATTGCCGCCAGGAGGGCCGCCGAAGAGGCCATGGAGAAGGGCTTTGTCGGCGTTCACATCAAGGTCCGCGCTCCGGGAGGGAGCAAGAGCAAGAGCCCCGGGCCGGGTGCACAGGCCGCTATCCGTGCCCTCGCCAGGGCCGGCCTTAGGATAGGGAGGGTTGAGGACGTCACCCCGATTCCGCACGACGGCACCAGGCCGAAGGGCGGAAGGCGGGGCAGGCGTGTCTGACCCCACAACTTCTTTTTTGGTGATGCCAATGGAGCCAAAGTTTCAGATTCTTGAAAAAAGGGAGGACTCGATTAGGTTCATCATTGAGGGAGTCGACGTTCCCTTCGCCAACGCCCTGAGGAGAACCATCCTGGCTGAGGTTCCCACCTTCGCCGTTGACGAGGTCGAGTTCTTTGAGAACGATTCAGCACTTTTTGACGAGATAATCGCCCACAGGCTGGCGATGATTCC comes from the Thermococcus thioreducens genome and includes:
- a CDS encoding class I SAM-dependent methyltransferase, which translates into the protein MSHYYSEEPNVPLKTKTIEVCIRGQCLKFTTASGVFSFGKLDRGTELLIESMILDGNWRVLDLGCGYGAIGIVASRFVDYVVMTDVNGRAVSMARKNLKINGVRNAEVRWGSLYEPVKGEKFDTIITNPPVHAGKEVLREIVINAPRHLNDGGLLQLVIKTKQGAKYIKALMDDHFTEVRELAKGSGYRVYAGIA
- a CDS encoding 30S ribosomal protein S13, with amino-acid sequence MTDNFRHIVRVAGVDLDGNKQLRWALTGIRGIGINFATMVLRVAGIDPYMKTGYLTDEQVKTIENILEDPIAHGIPAWAVNRPKDYETGKDMHLITAKLVMAWREDVNRLRRIRAYRGIRHELGLPLRGQRTRSNFRHGTTVGVRRKKK
- a CDS encoding 30S ribosomal protein S4; its protein translation is MGDPKRQRKKYETPSHPWIKERLDRERVLMKKYALKNKKELWRHETQLKEFRRRARRLLAARGKQAEIERVQLLQRLNRLGLLPADAVLDDVLSLTVEDVLDRRLQTIVYKKGLARTIRQARQLIVHGHIEVNGQIIRSPGYLVLREEEDAITYSKTSPFAKESHPERMVIEQAKQGGEA
- a CDS encoding 30S ribosomal protein S11 is translated as MSEEVQQVNLKKKEKWGVAHIYSSYNNTIIHITDLTGAETVSRWSGGMVVKADRDEPSPYAAMIAARRAAEEAMEKGFVGVHIKVRAPGGSKSKSPGPGAQAAIRALARAGLRIGRVEDVTPIPHDGTRPKGGRRGRRV